Genomic window (Theileria annulata chromosome 4, complete sequence, *** SEQUENCING IN PROGRESS ***):
TAATCAAGTACATCTACACATTTAAGAATCTGTTACCGGAGTCTGAACTAGCAAGTATTGTACCATACCTCGTTTTATATTTGAGAAACTCGCACGAAGCAGTTCGTTGCTTCGCATCCGAAGCACTATACAGACTCTTGGGGAAATTAAGACTCCATAAAGATACACTAAAAACATGTTTGCTTCAGGTTTGTAAAACAATATTCactaaaaacaaatattcctataataataatgaattattagGGATTGGAACATTTGTTGACGATGATGCGTAGTTGTGGAAGAGCGGGGAATGAGTTTTATGCAAAGTGTACAATGAGaatattgatatatttgAGGGAAGATATTAGAGAAAGCGGAATGGTGATGATCGATATAGTGATAAACATGATAAAGTCAGTTTCAGATAACCCAGTGAACCCATCATACAACCACCTGTTATTTGAGTGTCTGTGCATACTATTGAGGATTCATCTGCAAACGCAGGTTTACAGCGTTACAACAACGTTGGAGAAGATTGAGGAGGCATTGATACCCACACTAGGGTTGATCATTCAGCAGGAAATGCACCCATTCATTCCCTACAGTTTACAGGTACCTAGAAATTCACAAATTCAAATCCAGAAATTCAAActcaaattcatttatttagGTCTTGAGTATAATGTTAAAGTATGCAAGTAAGCCGTCGACGACATACGTACAGCTTCTAAACCATTTGGTGTGTATAGATACGTGGAAAGTTTCAATAGTAAGTCCattaaatatgattaattaataaattgatataaaaatgattttaggCAAATGCACAAGGGAATATAAAACTACTGGTGTGTTATTTTGAGAAGCATAAGCTGTTTGAGAATGAAATCATGACCAACATGGAGAAAATGcttaatatatttcatttctGCCTGAACCACAAGAGACTATCAAAGTACTCTCTAGACTTAATTAACGGAATTGTAAGATACCTGCCACTCAACTACTACATCAACTTtctaaaatcaattataaCTGTTCATCTAACATACATTCACAACAACAAGAGTGGAGAGACACTGACTGACGTGGTCACATCAATCTCGTACATAACACTCCAATTACACCTGCAGAAGTATGCACATTCACTTGTGGATATTCTAGAATCAATACAATCGGGAATCAGCTCAAACTTTGTCCAGTTTATATACCTGCCAAACGCCAAGAAAGCAAGCTCGTTAGAGGCAAAGAAAGTACACGCAATAGCTGTTTCTAAGATCGCAACATGTGACCAGATGAAGGCGAATTCAGAACTCTTTAGGTTAATGATGGAGTTTCTGGCAGAGCTAATATCAGGTGAAAACATGACGCTGGACTCGCCAAAGGACGACCTGCTCAACATAGGTAGTGTAAGTGAACTGGGCAGTCTGTGTAACATGGATAACATAAATTACGGAGATTTCAACTTCGATGTCAGTTATGTCAAGCTCCACTCTGTAGAAGAAGATAAGAACAAGTTACTGGATAGAAGTTTAGGAGTTGAGGAGGTAATCAGGGGAATACTGACACCAGTTGGACCACTCATCAAGGCATCAGCATCAATGTCGAACAGCCTCAACGTACTAATGCCATTTATCGCATAAAgaaattttgtattatttcTGTAACTAATATAGTTTAAATATCTGAACATAATATCTATAACggaaatttatttacacaacTGGGTTTTGAGttgaaattttatgaaaatataaatttagagAGCCGTTTGAGTTGAATAGAACCGAAATGGATAGGTGAGTTGTATTAAAGTACATTCAAGGCGATATATCTGTGTACTAGTGGGGTCCGgaaactaaaaataaaataaattttgaaaatatccttttatttaactttataaattatatcgTAGACCTTCCATCAATTGTCGAAGTGTtgatttgtttaatatttattagtttttaTATCTGTAATTATAGGGTGTTCATTTCATCACATTACAACTTTCTACACTAAGTCCTCAACAAATCCTTCTAAATAGTATTATAACGACTTGAATAATAgtcaaattatattataatttgttgttGGGTATCTTTCCCCAAAATGatgtttattataaattggTAACTttctatatataaatatgtatattataaagGTCCCAAACaatcataaatatattaatttaggaTTAAGAAAACACTCCAGTCGCTCGGTTTGTTAAATAAAGATGCTCGAATTGTGTTTCTCGGTCTTGACAACGCTGGAAAGACCACACTTCTCCGTATGCTAAAGGACAACAGGGTTGGAATCCACACCCCAACACTCCACCCTCACTCTGAGCAACTTAGTCTAGAAAAGGTTAATCTTACAGCCTTTGACTTAGGTGGCCACGAAACTGCTAGAAGAGTATGGAAGCAGTACTGTGGAAATGTGGACGGGATCGTCTTCATAGTTGACGCTAGTGATAGGTCACGATTTCAGGAATCCAATGAGGAACTTAGATCTCTTCTTTCAGACGAAGAATTAACCAATAAACCATTTGTTGTACTTGGAAACAAAATTGATAATCGAGGAGCTGCCTCAGAGGAGGAGTTGAGAACAGCTCTGAGTCTCTACGCAAATGATACCTATGGCAAATCTGTTAAATCAGGCAGAGGAAGGCCTGTAGAACTTTTTATGTGcagtattattaaaaagCAGGGTTACGCGGAAGCATTAAGGTGGCTATCTCATTTTCTTCACGATgccaaataattttaatccTTTAATCTAACAATCTTTTTCGTTTgttattcaaattaattttataaaattatatcatttttattcactacacctaacaattttattactcAGCATCATACATAAacacaaatattataatgtAGTTATGATGGACATAGATAAAGATGAAAATCCttcaaataaaattgaaaatagACTATATAAAACAGCAATTAGTGGAATCATGTTAAACAAGGATAAATATGGTAATTTCCATCCTCTCAATTTAACATCGTTCAGATTCAAGAGATAAAACAACAGTTGGAGATAATTCGTGAGtgttatttataaataaaaaataatttagatcTAAGCCAAAAAAACTCGGTTTAATTTCAAGGCTTATTGGTAAAACAAGGGCATCCACTTCTAAATTCGGATTACCTGATAGGTTAGTAACAACAAGTAATTCTTTAAACAGATGGAGGCATGACAAATTTGAGTCTCTAGTTTCTTACACCCCTGGGTCAATGATTTATGTGAGAAATCTACCTCAAAGTGTAACTTCCGACGAACTAAAGGTTTTTTTCAATAGCGTAGGAACTGTTTCCACAGTTAAGGTTGAATAGATACCCTCACACGAGTGTTTAGATTGAAAAGGGAGGTCTTGTAAGTGCATTTGTTGGCTTTGTAGGAGCTGAATCTGCTCAGAAAGCTATTGAAAGCTTCCACAAATCTGAAATGAATGGGAGAACAATAAAGGTTTCATTGTCCGACACAGGTATctatttattcaatttaatttatgaattaGGCAAGAAACAAAGAAATAAATCGAATTCCACTGGCCGCGTATCTATTTTTGATCGTATGGGATAAttaagaattattaaattttaatcaaTTTACTATGTTtcatcaaatattttagatatAAATTGCTTCTGTTTCCTCTTGTGTTCCTTAAGCATTTCCATAGGGTCAGAATCATCAACATTTCTTTTAAGAACGGGATATTTCACCTATATCAAaatatagaatatatatacatatagATGAATATATATCTGATTATACTTACGGGTTCTGATTTATCTCCATGTTCATTTGTCCATGAGCTCAATATCTCTTCGACAATTGGTATTGATGTCACTTGATTAGTGGCTTCTCCAACTTctattgataaaaattcatCAGAGGGGCAATCGGTTATATGCTCAACATCGTTTTGATAATTATCTTTGAATCCAATATTTGACTGAATCAATAAAATGTCACCAAAAGAATTTGCAACTCCTCTATCAATCATCAACGGTTCCTCATTTCtcaatttatcaattaaattCTTACAAATTGTACCACCGTTGgataaatctaataatcCATCTTCATCGTTTTCAACATCTTTAGGGTCATTTATCGGTTGAGAAAGAGCTGAGCAAGAACAACATTCAAATGTACTAAATGGATTATCAATCTCGGATTCATATTCATAATCAAGTGAATTATCAAGAGGATTCCAAACATCAGTCAAATTAAAGTTATCCTTACCATATAAACTGACATACTTTGATCTGaaattgaattaaatttgttttaaatatttatgtaatcAACTTACAGTGACATTATTGATCCGTCATCATAATCTTTAGGGTAATTAAGTGATAAAATTCCTTTTAAAATAGCCTAAagttgttttaaaaaattataaaattaaaataatcaaaattatataatttttatgatTGATTTTACCTTGGAATTAAACTTGTTTATCTTAAAATCATCTAGATATATGCTGTTGATTAGAATGTTAGAGTAACGTTCATTGGTTAGAAATCTTTGTTCCTGGATTCTTATAAAGACGTCACTTAAGTTTACTCCTATAAAATCATTGTATTTAGTTTCATTTTCTGTCTTATTTATGGTGAATGAAGTGAATCCATTAGAACATAATTCGGTTGGTAGTGGTATGCCTCCCGACTTCTTAActctaatattaaaaccACATAAAAAAGAATTTGGATCATTGAACCCAATTTCATCTATTCCTTTATTCTCATTGCCTAATTTGGGTTTATTTAAGATGATTTTCCTATTATCAAGGTCAATACACAAAAGCCTCCCAGAAGTAGTGTATGCTAAACATAGGTTAATTGAGTTTGATTTGAATTTTAACATTGATAAGCCTAAGTATCCGTGAAAAATGTTAGTCATAGCACTCTCATTTGTAGCATGAATGGGTAGTTCAAAGTAATCCTTTTGTGTTTGTATTGAAGGACCATATGATGGGAAATCATTATCCTCCTCTGACTGACCAACatttaagaaatttatatagtttGCTCTATTGAATACTAAGAGAGTGTCATGATTGAAATCGGCATTTTCGAAATGTTTGTAGGAATATTTTTTGTTGGGAATCATTGAATAGCTATCAACTGAAGAGCTGATTTGTATTTCTATTACGATTGGTAGCTTTAGTCTCCAAGAGAACACAAGTAAACTAGATTCTGGACCTGCACAACTCCACTTAATACTACGTATTCTAGAACCCATGAACTCAGTTGAGGGGAGTGGTATGTCAAGAAGAGGTGTGTTTGGTATTCTGAGatctaatattaaaattgagTTTGTAGTACCAAAAACAGCCGCGAGTATGAAATTGTTTTCCGGGTGTACTTCGCATGCCGTGAAAGACTCCCAAAATGAGGGCTTTGATCTTCTCCAgtaatttgaaaatgaagataaaCGGCCGCCTAATTgatttttagaattatttttagtgtTATTTACATCATATTTTCTCTCAGTCCACTTTCCACTAGTTACTGTTATTGTGGATTTAACATGTAACATCAAATCAGAAAATTCATTTGACCGtttatctaaaatataaagCTTATTTCCTCCAAGAATCAaactattattatccaTTCCGTAGCAGGCTGTTTGTATTATATCATTA
Coding sequences:
- a CDS encoding uncharacterized protein (Tap349h10.p1c.cand.221 - score = 16.68;~SMART RRM (SM00360) at aa 98-153, E()=8.47e-07) produces the protein MMDIDKDENPSNKIENRLYKTAISGIMLNKDKYGNFHPLNLTSSKPKKLGLISRLIGKTRASTSKFGLPDRLVTTSNSLNRWRHDKFESLVSYTPGSMIYVRNLPQSVTSDELKIEKGGLVSAFVGFVGAESAQKAIESFHKSEMNGRTIKVSLSDTGIYLFNLIYELGKKQRNKSNSTGRVSIFDRMG
- a CDS encoding uncharacterized protein (Tap349h10.p1c.C.cand.14 - score = 69.83) — protein: MANWSSYSESFYKFLLENDFGNKRLNSYDNNILNQVIDGSCSNISVLRSEPKASCCNKDVLFSIPGNFYIFSYSCSDSLNDGCKIDSKHNILNFKLNNPKVIYKCAGNHISRRIQNFHTNSGNVKNNINTIPFEESNYTHSNISKYGKMAIPKSNLFKLLQLEVVNSMDSVCIYNSNKNKLNNFNEDYVDCTGFRGYSDNSFMVFMPSGVNNAGIKGLELVPEPLGADINLNVKEVLTIYPSCFFSYQKRNSEYFMDPYIPSDKIHKIESSWDGLTIKSNTFRGYNNIDSDSDSNISPNEYSKPTYNTVMDELDILELKADNKSIFSSTVYARNSVGISVFRYYYDDEWKVKTINNVSYTPEEKVYYISISPYLPDESAFLTTSNKLLIYDGNLGHETSTISLSNHVKEDNDIIQTACYGMDNNSLILGGNKLYILDKRSNEFSDLMLHVKSTITVTSGKWTERKYDVNNTKNNSKNQLGGRLSSFSNYWRRSKPSFWESFTACEVHPENNFILAAVFGTTNSILILDLRIPNTPLLDIPLPSTEFMGSRIRSIKWSCAGPESSLLVFSWRLKLPIVIEIQISSSVDSYSMIPNKKYSYKHFENADFNHDTLLVFNRANYINFLNVGQSEEDNDFPSYGPSIQTQKDYFELPIHATNESAMTNIFHGYLGLSMLKFKSNSINLCLAYTTSGRLLCIDLDNRKIILNKPKLGNENKGIDEIGFNDPNSFLCGFNIRVKKSGGIPLPTELCSNGFTSFTINKTENETKYNDFIGVNLSDVFIRIQEQRFLTNERYSNILINSIYLDDFKINKFNSKAILKGILSLNYPKDYDDGSIMSLSKYVSLYGKDNFNLTDVWNPLDNSLDYEYESEIDNPFSTFECCSCSALSQPINDPKDVENDEDGLLDLSNGGTICKNLIDKLRNEEPLMIDRGVANSFGDILLIQSNIGFKDNYQNDVEHITDCPSDEFLSIEVGEATNQVTSIPIVEEILSSWTNEHGDKSEPVKYPVLKRNVDDSDPMEMLKEHKRKQKQFISKIFDET
- a CDS encoding small GTPase, putative (Tap349h10.p1c.cand.221 - score = 16.68;~SMART SAR (SM00178) at aa 5-191, E()=1.50e-82), with amino-acid sequence MMFIINWIKKTLQSLGLLNKDARIVFLGLDNAGKTTLLRMLKDNRVGIHTPTLHPHSEQLSLEKVNLTAFDLGGHETARRVWKQYCGNVDGIVFIVDASDRSRFQESNEELRSLLSDEELTNKPFVVLGNKIDNRGAASEEELRTALSLYANDTYGKSVKSGRGRPVELFMCSIIKKQGYAEALRWLSHFLHDAK